The following are encoded together in the Anopheles nili chromosome 3, idAnoNiliSN_F5_01, whole genome shotgun sequence genome:
- the LOC128727311 gene encoding pancreatic triacylglycerol lipase-like translates to MLGFLASSLLAINIICLVDPGLAGPLDALSWARMDNINLPWLPYENMTRCYGELGCLNITKDWYHLIFRPFNVFPLPRSVINTRFILYTEQNPTDGQLLQAESKDTIVKSHFNPDWATKFIIHGFIDTPLSNWVSEMRDELITRGSLNVIVVDWAGGSLPLYTQATANTRLVGLEIAYLIRKLQEYRGLQPEDVHLIGHSLGAHTAAYAGERIAGLGRITGLDPAEPYFQGMGPIVRLDPSDATLVDVIHTDGRSVFRLEIPGYGMSHACGHLDFYPNNGKEQPGCALSQEGAATIPLTLIKDGIEEASRVLLACNHIRAIKLFIDSINGKCPYVAHRCPSYQHFLSGNCFKCTAGNCALMGYHASLPITTARQNVSENDVISGSSSVPVAPQPGKYFLATGRDFPFCQRHYRFTVELAKPKVAEPWVQGHLTAGIFSERGALRNIDLTPKGTARLEHGTTYQVVVTNPHDLGDRIRKVELAWTHDMNVLEPTTLCLFWCNSHLYVKSIQVETMQMPSREKRNIEYPNKLCAPKREYADIASRGSYSFYDNCKR, encoded by the exons ATGAGAACATGACACGGTGTTACGGTGAGCTTGGATGCCTTAACATCACCAAGGACTGGTATCACCTGATCTTCCGGCCGTTTAATGTCTTCCCGCTGCCACGGAGCGTCATCAACACGCGCTTCATCCTGTACACGGagcaaaaccccaccgatgGGCAGCTGTTACAAGCGGAATCGAAGGACACGATCGTCAAATCGCACTTCAACCCAGACTGGGCAACAAAGTTCATCATCCACGGTTTCATCGATACGCCACTTTCAAACTGGGTGTCGGAAATGCGCGATGAATTGATCACGCGTGGTTCGCTGAACGTGATCGTAGTCGATTGGGCCGGTGGTTCGTTGCCACTGTACACCCAAGCAACGGCTAACACACGCTTGGTTGGGCTTGAGATCGCTTATCTCATCCGGAAGCTGCAGGAGTACCGTGGGTTGCAACCGGAAGATGTGCACCTGATTGGACACTCGCTAGGAGCGCATACGGCAGCGTATGCTGGGGAGCGGATTGCTGGCTTAGGGCGCATTACTGGACTCGATCCGGCGGAACCGTACTTCCAGGGTATGGGACCGATCGTGAGACTTGACCCCTCGGATGCGACCCTCGTTGATGTGATCCACACGGACGGGCGTAGTGTGTTTCGATTGGAGATCCCTGGTTACGGGATGTCGCATGCTTGTGGTCATCTTGATTTTTACCCCAACAATGGCAAGGAACAACCGGGATGTGCATTATCGCAGGAAGGTGCAGCCACGATCCCACTCACGCTGATTAAGGATGGTATCGAGGAGGCTTCACGGGTGTTGCTAGCGTGTAATCACATCCGCGCGATCAAGCTGTTTATCGACAGCATCAATGGGAAGTGTCCGTACGTAG CACATCGGTGTCCGTCTTATCAGCACTTCCTGAGTGGTAATTGCTTCAAATGCACGGCTGGTAATTGCGCTCTAATGGGCTATCATGCGTCACTTCCCATCACAACCGCCCGGCAGAACGTTTCCGAGAATGACGTCATTAGTGGATCCTCGAGCGTGCCGGTAGCGCCCCAACCGGGCAAGTACTTCCTGGCGACGGGgcgtgattttcctttttgcc AACGCCACTATCGTTTCACGGTTGAGCTGGCCAAACCGAAGGTAGCGGAACCGTGGGTACAGGGCCATCTAACGGCGGGGATTTTCTCCGAGCGTGGTGCCTTACGCAATATTGACCTCACGCCTAAGGGCACGGCACGGCTTGAGCACGGAACCACGTACCAGGTGGTGGTGACCAACCCGCATGATCTCGGCGATCGTATCCGGAAGGTGGAGTTGGCCTGGACACACGACATGAACGTCCTCGAACCGACCACGCTGTGTCTGTTCTGGTGCAATAGCCACCTGTACGTGAAATCGATCCAGGTCGAAACGATGCAGATGCCCTCACGCGA AAAGCGCAACATCGAGTATCCGAATAAGCTGTGCGCACCGAAACGCGAATACGCCGACATTGCCAGCCGTGGTTCGTACTCGTTCTACGACAACTGCAAGCGATAG